In the Malania oleifera isolate guangnan ecotype guangnan chromosome 1, ASM2987363v1, whole genome shotgun sequence genome, one interval contains:
- the LOC131147248 gene encoding chaperone protein ClpB3, chloroplastic, protein MATATSFAGVGLHFHPPLPNGCRKNALLAQPQLSLSLPAKSRALRTLKSMRLKKNDVFGTKRLERFGNGSKPFVVRCDGSNGRITQQEFTDMAWQGIVSSPEVARENKHQIVETEHLMKSLLEQKNGLARRIFSKAGVDNTRLLEATDRFIQRQPKVISESAGSMLGRDLEALIQRARDYKKEYGDSFVSVEHLVLSYTQDQRFGKQLFRDFQISQQTLKSAIQAIRGNQTVIDQDPEGKYEALEKYGKDLTAMAKEGKLDPVIGRDDEIRRCIQILSRRTKNNPVLIGEPGVGKTAISEGLAQRIVQGDVPQALMNRKLISLDMGALIAGAKYRGEFEDRLKAVLKEVTESEGQIILFIDEIHTVVGAGATNGAMDAGNLLKPMLGRGELRCIGATTLDEYRKYIEKDPALERRFQQVYVDQPNVEDTISILRGLRERYELHHGVRISDSALVEAAILSDRYISGRFLPDKAIDLVDEAAAKLKMEITSKPTALDEIDRAVLKLEMERLSLTNDTDKASKDRLSRLDAELSLLKEKQAELTEQWEHEKTVMMRIQSIKEEIDRVNLEIQQAEREYDLNRAAELKYGSLNSLQRQLQSAEKELDEYMSSGKSMLREEVTGSDIAEIVSKWTGIPVSKLQQSEREKLLHLEEELHKRVVGQDPAVKAVAEAIQRSRAGLSDPHRPIASFMFMGPTGVGKTELAKALASYLFNTEEALVRIDMSEYMEKHAVSRLIGAPPGYVGYEEGGQLTETVRRRPYAVILFDEIEKAHSDVFNVFLQILDDGRVTDSQGRTVSFTNTVIIMTSNVGSQYIINTDDENLPKESGYEIIKQRVMDAARSVFRPEFMNRVDEYIVFQPLDRGQISSIVRLQLERVQKRIADRKMKIQVSDAAVQLLGSLGYDPNYGARPVKRVIQQYVENELAKGILRGDFNDEDTILIDTEVTAFSNGQLPQQKLVFTKLDSDSDSSSATEEDRQVFSESR, encoded by the exons ATGGCTACCGCAACTTCCTTCGCAGGCGTCGGTCTTCACTTTCATCCTCCGTTGCCCAATGGTTGTAGGAAAAATGCTTTGTTAGCGCAGCCTCAGCTCTCTCTGAGCTTACCTGCGAAGTCTAGAGCTCTCAGAACCCTAAAGTCGATGAGATTGAAGAAGAACGATGTATTTGGGACCAAAAGGCTCGAGAGGTTTGGGAACGGTTCGAAGCCATTCGTTGTCCGATGCGATGGTTCAAACGGAAGG ATCACTCAGCAGGAGTTTACTGATATGGCATGGCAAGGTATTGTCTCTTCTCCAGAGGTAGCAAGAGAAAACAAACATCAGATTGTGGAGACTGAGCATTTAATGAAGTCATTGTTGGAGCAGAAGAATGGGCTTGCTCGGCGCATTTTCTCCAAAGCTGGTGTTGACAATACTCGTCTTTTAGAAGCAACTGACAGGTTCATCCAACGCCAGCCAAAG GTTATCAGTGAATCAGCTGGTTCGATGTTAGGAAGGGATTTGGAAGCCCTGATTCAGCGAGCCAGAGACTATAAGAAAGAATATGGAGATTCTTTTGTGTCAGTTGAGCATTTAGTCCTTAGTTATACCCAAGATCAAAGATTTGGGAAGCAATTATTCAGGGATTTCCAAATTTCACAGCAAACCTTAAAATCTGCAATTCAGGCTATAAGGGGGAATCAGACAGTAATCGACCAAG ATCCTGAGGGGAAATATGAAGCACTCGAAAAATATGGAAAAGACTTGACAGCAATGGCAAAGGAAGGAAAGCTTGACCCAGTAATTGGAAGGGATGATGAAATACGGAGATGCATTCAAATTCTCTCAAGAAGAACAAAGAATAATCCTGTGCTAATTGGTGAGCCTGGGGTTGGAAAAACTGCAATTTCTGAAGG GCTCGCACAGAGGATTGTTCAGGGAGATGTGCCTCAAGCTCTGATGAACCGTAAG TTGATATCCCTAGACATGGGTGCACTCATAGCTGGAGCAAAATATCGAGGAGAATTTGAGGATAGACTAAAGGCTGTACTCAAGGAAGTAACAGAATCAGAAGGGCAGATCATCCTGTTCATTGATGAGATCCATACAGTTGTTGGGGCAG GTGCTACCAATGGTGCAATGGATGCAGGCAATTTACTGAAACCCATGCTTGGTCGTGGAGAATTACGATGCATTGGTGCTACCACGCTGGATGAATATCGTAAATATATTGAGAAAGATCCAGCTTTAGAGCGCCGTTTCCAGCAAGTTTATGTTGACCAACCTAATGTGGAAGATACAATATCTATCCTTCGGGGGTTGCGTGAAAGATATGAGCTTCATCATGGAGTTCGCATCTCGGACAGTGCTCTTGTAGAAGCTGCAATTCTTTCGGATCGTTACATTAGTGGTCGCTTTTTACCTGACAAAG CTATTGACCTAGTTGATGAGGCAGCTGCAAAACTGAAGATGGAAATCACTTCAAAACCTACTGCTCTTGATGAGATTGATCGTGCAGTACTGAAGCTGGAGATGGAGAGGCTTTCTCTTACGAATGATACAGATAAAGCTTCAAAAGATAGGTTGAGTCGCCTAGATGCTGAGCTCTCTCTCTTAAAGGAGAAACAGGCAGAGCTAACTGAGCAATGGGAGCATGAAAAAACTGTTATGATGCGCATTCAGTCGATCAAAGAGGAG ATTGACAGGGTAAATCTTGAGATCCAGCAGGCTGAACGGGAGTATGATCTTAATCGTGCTGCTGAGCTGAAGTATGGAAGCTTGAACTCCTTGCAGCGGCAACTTCAAAGTGCAGAAAAAGAATTAGATGAGTACATGAGTTCTGGGAAGTCGATGCTGAGAGAAGAAGTTACTGGGAGTGATATTGCTGAGATTGTCAGTAAATGGACTGGTATTCCTGTTTCCAAGCTGCAACAATCAGAGCGGGAGAAGCTGTTGCATTTGGAGGAAGAGCTACATAAACGTGTTGTGGGTCAAGATCCTGCTGTAAAAGCAGTAGCTGAAGCTATCCAGAGGTCCCGAGCTGGCCTGTCAGATCCTCATCGTCCCATTGCTAGTTTCATGTTCATGGGTCCAACAGGTGTTGGGAAGACAGAGCTTGCCAAGGCACTTGCATCCTATTTGTTCAACACTGAGGAGGCCCTTGTACGAATTGATATGAGTGAGTACATGGAAAAACATGCAGTTTCAAGATTAATTGGAGCCCCACCTGGTTATGTAGGGTATGAGGAAGGAGGACAGTTGACAGAAACAGTCCGCAGGAGGCCTTATGCAGTTATTTTGTTTGATGAGATAGAAAAAGCCCATTCTGATGTGTTCAATGTGTTCCTTCAGATTCTGGATGATGGAAGAGTGACAGACTCCCAGGGTCGTACCGTGAGTTTCACCAATACAGTTATTATCATGACTTCAAATGTGGGATCACAGTACATAATTAATACAGATGATGAGAATTTACCCAAGGAATCAGGTTATGAAATTATTAAGCAAAGGGTGATGGATGCAGCAAGATCAGTCTTTCGACCTGAGTTTATGAATCGGGTCGATGAGTACATAGTTTTCCAGCCCCTGGATCGTGGTCAGATTAGCAGTATTGTAAGGTTACAG CTGGAACGGGTGCAGAAGAGGATAGCAGACAGGAAAATGAAAATCCAGGTGAGCGATGCAGCAGTACAACTGCTGGGAAGCCTGGGGTATGATCCTAACTATGGTGCAAGGCCGGTTAAGCGGGTAATCCAGCAGTATGTTGAGAATGAACTAGCCAAGGGCATATTGCGAGGGGATTTTAATGACGAGGACACCATCTTAATCGACACAGAGGTTACGGCATTTTCTAACGGCCAACTTCCCCAGCAAAAGCTCGTATTTACCAAATTAGACTCCGATTCAGACTCAAGTTCTGCAACTGAAGAGGATCGGCAAGTTTTTTCAGAGAGTCGATGA
- the LOC131147249 gene encoding E3 ubiquitin-protein ligase AIP2 has protein sequence MASSDDALRQQLLDLQKQLSKKQAFEGAVFSIKSLFQERYPSASPSLQNLFFSVISRVGTVLKTRYTAPGFWLAGLKLFEQAERLVSDSSEREHLKSCIAGAREQLHEPENQPGALESTQDRANRGYLFEGHLTVDREPPQPDWLVQSNLLSTAASLFTAESSQGHADDNNISESAANILQELIASYENIVPEILENGGVAPRAPPASKEVVAKLPVITVTDDVQTKLGKEAECAICKENFVEGDSMQELPCKHMFHPPCLKPWLDEHNSCPICRHELQTDDHAYESWKEREKEAEEERKGAANAVRGGEFMYV, from the exons ATGGCTTCCTCTGATGATGCTCTGAGGCAGCAATTGTTGGATCTCCAGAAACAGCTTTCTAAGAAACAAGCCTTCGAAGGGGCTGTCTTCTCCATCAAATCTCTGTTTCAGGAGCGATACCCCTCCGCCTCCCCTTCTCTCCAGAACTTG TTTTTCTCTGTCATAAGCCGGGTTGGCACGGTTTTAAAGACTAGATACACAGCACCTGGCTTCTGGCTTGCGGGGCTTAAGCTTTTTGAGCAAGCTGAACGTCTAGTATCTGATTCTTCTGAGAGGGAACACTTGAAGAGTTGCATTGCCGGGGCTAGGGAACAGTTGCATGAACCAGAGAATCAGCCTGGGGCTTTAGAATCAACTCAAGATAGAGCAAATAGAG GATATCTTTTCGAGGGGCACCTCACTGTGGATCGTGAGCCCCCACAGCCTGACTGGCTGGTGCAATCAAACCTTTTATCAACTGCCGCCTCACTTTTTACAGCGGAATCTTCCCAAGGTCATGCAGATGATAATAACATATCAGAAAGTGCTGCCAATATACTTCAAGAACTGATAGCAAGCTACGAGAATATAGTGCCAGAG ATTCTAGAGAATGGTGGTGTTGCTCCAAGGGCACCACCTGCCAGTAAAGAGGTGGTGGCAAAGCTTCCTGTTATAACTGTTACAGATGATGTCCAGACCAAGCTTGGAAAAGAAGCAGAATGTGCTATTTGCAAGGAGAATTTTGTTGAAGGCGACAGTATGCAAGAGTTGCCTTGCAAACACATGTTTCACCCTCCATGTCTAAAGCCATGGCTG GATGAGCACAATTCTTGTCCAATCTGCCGACATGAGCTGCAAACCGATGATCATGCCTATGAGAGCTGGAAGGAGCGGGAAAAGGAGGCTGAAGAAGAGAGAAAAGGGGCTGCAAATGCTGTTCGTGGTGGTGAATTCATGTATGTCTAA